A single region of the Elusimicrobiota bacterium genome encodes:
- a CDS encoding tetratricopeptide repeat protein — MVAMPPERQAPVSPALLAALLAVVVAAVFSPALNNGFVNWDDPLYITGNLGFRGLDWGHIKWMFTTMHGGLYQPFFWLSFGLDYALWGLEPFGYHLSNLLIHAANAAVFFAVAASLLERIAPPPSPAGAPRWPLLAGAAFSALVFALHPLRVESVAWVSERRDVLSGLFYLLSILAYLRAADRVSGEESWWRRQGWALLWFAAALLSKAITISLPLVLILLDIYPLRRLPPAPGNWGDARTRPVWLEKLPFLLLAAAAGSISSFSQRMVGTPLSLQSWGLMPRACQACYGLVFYLGKTLWPAGLCAFYETPFPLLLWKWPYWACAAIVCALTAAALWAWRRWPAGLLLWSFYVVSLAPVLGLFKLGYASLAAADRWAYFACMGWALAAGAAIERLLRRDLVLVRAAALSSAAAILVALSALTARQIRVWKDSVTLWSAVLALHPDSSRAHGCLGEALIDEGRWDEAVFHLRRQQARLPGETTYSQDLAIALSRRDRRKAGTKAGTARYYNNVAAELAGQGRFPEAELAFSRSLQADPGLALTHSNMGLCLFREGRPAEAERHLRRSIRLDPRAADAFAALAAVLSAQGRVMEAAAARRQALALQSGRTPRSAPPRP; from the coding sequence ATGGTGGCGATGCCCCCCGAGCGCCAGGCTCCCGTTTCCCCGGCTCTTCTGGCCGCTCTCCTGGCCGTCGTCGTCGCGGCCGTTTTCTCACCGGCCCTGAACAACGGTTTCGTCAATTGGGATGACCCCCTCTACATAACGGGAAACCTCGGTTTCCGCGGCCTGGACTGGGGCCACATCAAGTGGATGTTCACCACCATGCATGGAGGCCTCTACCAGCCCTTCTTCTGGCTGTCTTTTGGTTTGGACTACGCCCTCTGGGGCCTCGAGCCCTTCGGCTACCATCTGAGCAACCTCCTCATCCACGCGGCCAACGCCGCGGTCTTCTTCGCGGTGGCGGCATCGTTGCTGGAGCGCATCGCCCCGCCGCCCTCGCCGGCCGGAGCCCCGCGTTGGCCGCTGCTGGCCGGAGCCGCCTTCTCGGCCTTGGTCTTCGCCTTGCACCCCCTGCGCGTGGAGTCGGTCGCCTGGGTCTCGGAACGACGCGACGTCCTCTCCGGGTTGTTCTATCTGCTCAGCATCCTGGCCTACCTGCGCGCGGCGGACCGGGTCTCCGGGGAAGAAAGCTGGTGGCGCCGCCAAGGTTGGGCCCTCCTGTGGTTCGCCGCGGCTCTACTCTCTAAAGCCATAACCATCAGTTTGCCCTTGGTGCTCATCCTCCTGGACATCTACCCCCTGCGCCGGCTGCCGCCGGCTCCCGGGAACTGGGGCGACGCACGGACGCGCCCGGTGTGGCTGGAGAAACTCCCTTTCCTGCTGCTCGCCGCGGCCGCCGGAAGCATCTCGTCCTTCAGCCAGAGGATGGTGGGGACTCCGCTCTCCTTGCAGTCCTGGGGCCTAATGCCCCGCGCCTGCCAGGCCTGCTACGGCTTGGTCTTCTACCTCGGCAAGACCCTGTGGCCCGCCGGACTCTGCGCATTCTACGAGACGCCGTTCCCCCTGCTCCTGTGGAAATGGCCTTACTGGGCCTGCGCCGCCATCGTCTGCGCGCTCACCGCAGCAGCGCTCTGGGCTTGGCGCCGTTGGCCGGCGGGCCTGCTGCTGTGGTCGTTCTACGTCGTCAGCCTAGCGCCGGTGCTCGGCTTGTTCAAGCTGGGCTACGCCAGTCTGGCCGCCGCGGACCGCTGGGCCTACTTCGCGTGCATGGGCTGGGCCCTAGCGGCGGGAGCGGCCATCGAGCGTCTGCTGCGCCGGGACCTCGTGCTGGTCCGCGCCGCAGCCCTGTCTTCGGCCGCGGCGATCCTCGTGGCCCTCAGCGCGCTGACCGCGCGCCAGATCCGAGTCTGGAAGGATTCCGTCACCCTTTGGAGCGCGGTCCTGGCGTTGCATCCGGATTCCTCACGAGCCCACGGCTGCCTAGGCGAGGCCTTGATCGACGAAGGCCGTTGGGACGAAGCCGTCTTCCATTTGCGCAGGCAGCAGGCCAGGCTTCCGGGGGAGACGACCTATTCCCAGGACCTAGCGATCGCCCTGTCGCGGCGCGATCGGCGCAAGGCCGGCACTAAGGCCGGCACCGCGAGATACTACAACAACGTGGCTGCGGAACTGGCCGGGCAGGGCCGGTTCCCTGAGGCCGAACTGGCGTTCTCCAGGTCCCTGCAGGCCGATCCTGGCCTCGCCCTCACCCACTCCAATATGGGGCTGTGCCTGTTTCGAGAGGGCCGGCCCGCCGAGGCCGAGCGCCACCTCCGCAGGAGCATCCGGCTCGATCCTCGGGCCGCCGATGCCTTCGCGGCGCTGGCCGCGGTCCTGTCCGCTCAAGGCCGAGTCATGGAGGCCGCCGCCGCCCGGCGGCAGGCTCTGGCGCTCCAGTCCGGTCGGACGCCGAGGAGCGCTCCGCCCAGACCATGA